The Nocardia sp. BMG111209 genome includes a window with the following:
- the dapB gene encoding 4-hydroxy-tetrahydrodipicolinate reductase: MTTNRIRVGVLGAQGRVGQAICAAVEAAADLELVARVDKDDALDAFTAAGTQVVVDFTHPDVVMPNLKWLIDHGIHAVVGTTGFDDTRLAEVRERLAGNPEVGVLIAPNFAIGAVLTMRFAEQAARWFESVEVIELHHPNKADAPSGTAYRTAGLIAAARRAAGVGRSPDATSTALDGARGADVDDVRVHSIRLAGLVAHQEVLFGTQGETLTIRHDSIDRASFVPGVLLGVRRIADRPGLTVGIDPLLDL, from the coding sequence GTGACGACGAACCGGATCCGGGTGGGTGTGCTCGGCGCGCAGGGCAGGGTCGGGCAGGCGATCTGCGCGGCCGTCGAGGCGGCCGCCGATCTGGAACTGGTGGCCCGGGTCGACAAGGACGACGCGCTGGACGCGTTCACCGCGGCCGGTACCCAGGTCGTCGTCGACTTCACCCACCCGGACGTGGTGATGCCGAATCTGAAGTGGCTGATCGACCACGGCATCCACGCCGTCGTCGGCACCACCGGCTTCGACGACACGCGCCTGGCCGAGGTGCGGGAGCGGCTGGCCGGGAACCCCGAGGTCGGTGTCCTGATCGCCCCCAACTTCGCGATCGGCGCGGTCCTCACCATGCGGTTCGCCGAACAGGCCGCGCGCTGGTTCGAGTCCGTCGAGGTCATCGAGCTGCACCACCCGAACAAGGCCGACGCGCCGTCGGGCACCGCCTACCGCACCGCGGGCCTCATCGCGGCCGCCCGGCGGGCCGCCGGCGTCGGCCGCAGCCCCGACGCCACCAGCACCGCCCTCGACGGCGCGCGCGGCGCCGACGTCGACGACGTCCGGGTCCACTCGATCCGCCTGGCCGGCCTGGTCGCCCATCAGGAGGTGCTGTTCGGCACCCAGGGCGAGACCCTCACCATCCGGCACGACTCGATCGACCGCGCCTCCTTCGTCCCGGGCGTA
- a CDS encoding alcohol dehydrogenase catalytic domain-containing protein, whose product MRIRGAVLEQIGAPAPYADSKPIVVSELDLAEPGPGELLIRIEAAGLCHSDLSVVDGNRVRPLPMLLGHEAAGRIEQIGGDESDLSVGQRVVMTFLPRCGRCEGCATNGRTPCIPGSMSNNAGELLAGGRRLLRHGEPVNHHLGVSGFATHAVVDRHSVVPVDDDVPPEIAAVLGCAVLTGGGALFNSAKPGRGDRVMVVGLGGVGMAAVLAAASLRAELGTEVIAVDTLPEKLALATELGATRVFSPAELAEQHVQAEIVVEAAGNVRAFETAVAATAPGGVTVTVGLPNPEARASISPLGLVAQGRSIVGSYLGSAVPSRDIPEYVRMWRAGRLPVERLISTRIGLDEVNHAMDELAAGHGLRQVIMFD is encoded by the coding sequence ATGAGGATTCGCGGAGCCGTACTGGAACAGATCGGGGCGCCGGCGCCCTATGCGGACTCGAAACCCATCGTCGTCTCGGAGCTGGATCTCGCCGAGCCCGGTCCCGGTGAGCTGCTGATCCGGATCGAGGCGGCCGGCCTGTGCCATTCGGACCTGTCGGTGGTGGACGGCAACCGGGTGCGTCCGCTGCCGATGCTGCTCGGGCACGAGGCCGCCGGCCGGATCGAGCAGATCGGCGGCGACGAGAGCGATCTGTCGGTCGGGCAGCGGGTGGTGATGACCTTCCTGCCGCGCTGCGGCCGGTGCGAGGGGTGCGCCACCAACGGCCGCACCCCCTGCATTCCCGGCAGTATGTCGAACAACGCCGGTGAGCTGCTCGCGGGCGGCCGCCGGTTGCTGCGGCACGGCGAGCCGGTCAACCATCACCTCGGGGTGTCCGGCTTCGCCACCCACGCGGTGGTCGACCGGCACTCGGTGGTTCCCGTCGACGACGACGTGCCGCCCGAGATCGCGGCGGTGCTGGGCTGCGCGGTGCTGACCGGCGGTGGCGCACTGTTCAATTCGGCGAAACCGGGCCGCGGCGACCGGGTCATGGTGGTCGGCCTCGGCGGCGTGGGCATGGCGGCCGTCCTGGCCGCGGCCTCGCTGCGCGCGGAACTCGGCACCGAGGTCATCGCGGTCGACACGCTGCCGGAGAAGCTGGCGCTGGCCACCGAACTCGGCGCCACCCGCGTGTTCAGCCCGGCGGAACTGGCCGAACAGCATGTCCAGGCCGAGATCGTGGTCGAGGCCGCGGGCAACGTCCGGGCCTTCGAGACCGCCGTCGCCGCGACCGCGCCGGGTGGTGTCACCGTCACCGTCGGTCTGCCGAATCCCGAAGCGCGAGCGAGCATTTCGCCACTCGGCCTGGTCGCCCAGGGCCGGTCCATCGTCGGCAGCTATCTCGGTTCGGCGGTGCCGTCCCGCGACATCCCGGAGTACGTGCGCATGTGGCGCGCGGGCCGCCTGCCGGTGGAGCGGCTGATCTCGACCCGGATCGGCCTGGACGAGGTCAACCACGCGATGGACGAACTGGCCGCGGGCCACGGCCTGCGTCAGGTCATCATGTTCGACTGA